GGTGCTGCCTGGCACCATGGTTTGCATAAGCTGGTGAAACAGGCCCTGGGGGCTGAAGCGGCGTGGCACTTCGGGGTGGGCAAACAGGGCTTTTATTTCGGAACCAAATACCAAGGTGCCATTGACCTGGGTCCAGTAGAGGGGTTTGATGCCGAAGCGGTCCCGGATCAGCATTAATCGGTCCCTTTCCTGATCGTAGAGAGCAAAGGCAAACTCTCCCCGCAAGTGGGGCAACATCCCTCGCAGCCCCAGCCGGGGGTAGAGATGGAGTACTAACTCTGAGTCGCTTTTGGTGCGAAAACGGGCGCCGCGGGAGGTGAAATCGGCCCGCAGCCGCTTATAGTCATAAAATTCCCCATTAGTGGTAAGCAGCAACCGGCCATCTTCGGAGGTAAAAGGCTGCCGGCCCCGGTTTGCTTCCAGATCGATAATGGAGAGGCGGGCGTGGCTGAAGCCGATCCCTTGATTGTCGATGAGTTGATAACCGAAGCCATCAGGACCACGATGGTGTTGAATGGCGGCCATGGCCACGAGCGTTTGGGGGTCGATAGGGTGGTTAGGGTTTAGGTGGATGTAGCCAGCAATGCCACACATAAATTCATTCCTTTTGTGGGTTAATAATCAGCCGTAAGGAGGTGGGAAGCGGTGATTCCCAAGTAGGGAGTTTTGAGTGTTACTGTTGGATCAGTCAATAATTTGGGAGAGATCATTCTCCGGGATTGAAAGAGATTAGCTTTGCATGGGGGTATCCATTACTTGATCGATTCGTTGAACAAGGGTCGTGAGCAGGGCCATGCGCATAAAGACCGCGCCCCGAGCCTGGGCAAAGTACCAGTTATGCTCTGTGTTATCCAAATCGGTGGCGAGTTCTTTTCCCCGGGCTAAAGGATGGAGAATAATTGCCCCTGGTTTGAAGGGAGAGGACCGGCAAAGTCTCAAGTCTTCCCCAATTTTTTCGAAGCTATCCCCCCGCCAAGCGATGGAATTAATATATACCACGTCCAGGGCGGGAAGTTCAGGATTGAGTTGGCGAGCCGTTCGAAGGGTAAGGCCGGAAAGGGCTAATTCTTCTCGTTGCTCTTTTGCAAATACTTCTTCTTGCTGGCAGATAACGACTACCTCTTTTATTGCCGGTGCAAATAGGGCTAGGAACAACAGTAGACTGCGCACCGTGCGCATGTAGCGGGGCGCGCCCACAACGCCTATTCGTATTTGGGCCGAGGCAGAAACCTTAGACGCCATAAGCTGCGGTCGCCATTTGAACAGCGTATACAGGTCGGCTAAGGCTTGAGTGGGATGCTCATCGATACCGTTACCGGCATTGATGATAGGAATGCGCAAGGACTCCAGCATCTGGTAGACGGCCTCTTCGCTGCTATCCCGCAATACGACCAAGTCTCCGTAATTATTGAACATTTCGGCTACATCGGCCAAGGTTTCGCCCTTAGCGATGCCGGTGGTAGCCGGATCGGTGATGGGCATCACATCGCCTCCCAGTCGATGCCAGGCACTTTCGAATGACAGGCGGGTCCGGGTGCTAGGCTCATAGAAGGCATTGATGAGGATTTTCCCGGCTAGGGGGAGCTGTAACCAGGTAGGGGTGGTTTCATAAAGGGCAGCCAAGCGGCTCAGTTGAATGATCTTATCCCGGTCGAATTGCCGGGCGCTAAGCACGGGGCGGTTAGCCAACCCCACTAACGGAGCGGGATCTTCCAGCACTTGCTCCATTAAAGCCAAGGGCCGTTCAATCCCCGCTGTATCATCCTTCGGTTGTAAGGGTTTTCTTAATAAGGGATCAAATTTTTTCACCATAACCGTCCCTTCAGCCAATCACGAAGTAGTAATAGCAGTAAAATAAAAGGCGCGGTGGTAGTAATGATCAAGGCCACCGTCACTAATCGGGTCAACCATTCAGCCGATATCAGCATGGACTTTCCCCTTGTGGATGAGATTCATGTAGCTTATCCCAGTTAAAATCCCTGGGCCAAAGCCAGGTGCTAAGCAGCACAATGACCATCGATACGAAGGCACCTATGAGGGCGGCGACATAGAAACCAATCGCAAAATAACCTATGAGACCGGCCATACTGCCTAGACCCATGGCTACCACAGCACCAGTGGGGTTGGTGCGGCGCCAATAAAGTCCCGCTGCGATGGGCCAGATGGTGCTGGCCACGAAAGCGCCGGTGAAATAGAGTAATTCGGCCAGCGTCGCTAAACGGGGGATGCACAGGAGCCAGGTTAAGATCCCAAGACCAATAATCGCGATCACCGTTGCTTTACGAAGTTGCCAAGCCGTGGCATGGGGCCGCCAGTGGCGCCGATAGAGATCTTCCACCACCAGGATACTGGTTGCCGCCAATAAAGAGTCCAGGCTTGATGAGAGGGCTGAGAACACCATAACCAGCACCAGGACCGCGCCAGTAACCCCTAGCAATTCTCCGGCAACCATGGGGCCTACCATATCGGCCGCCGGGATATTGAGATCCAGCGCGGGAACCGCCAGGGCAATAAAACCAGCAACGACAGGAATTGGCATCCATAGGATACCGGCGGTGAAATAGGCCTTAAATCCTATGCCTTCCCGAAAGGAAAACGCTCGGCTCCACCAAACATTGGAATGGAATACTTCCCCCACTCCAAACAACAAGTTGTTGAAAAGAAACATTAAAGCGGCAGGCATGAGGAGGTTAAGCAATTGGGGCCGCTCCTCGGCGACTGAGGCATGGATACGGTCAAAACCGACCTTATCGATGGCGAGCCAGGCAATAACCACCAGCCCGGATAGAATCAGGAGTGATTGGATAAAGTCGGTACCGATAACGGCGCGGAATCCTCCTAGCAAGGTATAACCGACACAGATAGTTAGAATAACCGTCATCCCATAATGGTAGGGGATTCCCGTCAGGGCATTGATAAGAATTCCGCCCGCCATTCCCATACTAACCAGCCAGCCCAGACCATAGCACAGGGAGATAGCAAGAAAAATCCGCCAGGCCACCTTCCCGTAGCGCAAGCGGATAAAATCGCCACTGGTGTAGCCATTGGGCATAAGTTTGCGGATCCGCTGGGCAAGGGGAGCGAACATGAGTAGTCCCACCGCCCCTAGAGAGTAACCCAACATGCCCCAGATGCCCATTTGAAAAGCTAGTTGGGGAGCGGCCATGGTGGTATTGCTAGTGACCCAGGTGGCCATGGCGGTGGCGGTGCCTAGAGCAAGTCCTACCCGGCGCCCGGCAAGCACATATTCATCCAGAGCTTTGGCATTGCGCCCCCAAAACCAGCCGAGCCAAATCCAAACCATGCTGAGAATGGCTAGGGTAATCCAACCCAGGCGCGGGTCCAGGATAGCGCTATGAACTGAGTTCACGCGGCCACTACCTGATTGATTTCCGCAATGGCCTCGTCAGTAGACAAGACTCGGGCATAGCGATCTTTCAGGGCACGCAGGGTCGCCTTTTGCAGCTCTGGAGTGACGGTCGTGCAAGCATCCTCGATCAGGGTGGTGAAAAAACCTAAATCGCAGGCGTCGCGAATAGCCGTGGAGACGCATTCATTGGTATAGACTCCCGCCACAAACAGGCCCGTAATTCCCAGATTGTGCAAGATGTAGGACAAATTAGTGGCATTAAAAACGCCACTGGCGGTTTTGTTGATGATGATCTCATCTCCCCGGGGGGCGATTGCTGGCAGAAATTCAGCCTCCTTGGAACCAGCGGGGGCATGGAGCCCCAAGCGTTTGTGTTGCGGGCCGCGATCACGGCCATCTTTGGTCAAGGACTGAATACGGGTATGGATCACTTCCAGGTTATTGGCCCGAAAGGCGGTTTGCAGACGCTGCACGTTGGGTAGGACGATCCGCTCGAGCTGATCGAAATAATAAAATTCGGGGGTGTCTTTAGAAACCTTCCCCTTGGATAAATGGGAGAAAACCCCATAGCCAGGCGCGGCATCCAGGTATTGTAAGTCTACCACCAGCAGTGCAGTGTGGCGCTTTTCCAGGGATTCCACCACGGCGGGAATTTCGGTAACGGTTTCCCGGTAGCTGGCCCGCAGTGGATCAAAACTTTCCTTTAAGGGTGCGTTGGAATGGGTCATGATGATCCTAATTGAAGGTTAATGGGCTAATTGATAGAGCGTATTCAAGGCCACGTTTGCGCCCGTTTCAATGTCTTCCCAGGGAGTCCATTCCGCTGGAGAATGGCTGCGCCCTCCTTGGCTAGGAACGAAAATCATGCCTGCCCGGGTCAGGGTTGCCATGATTTGGGTGTCATGGGCGGCTCCGCTTGGCATTTGCAAAGGCTCTACCCCGAGGCTCCGGGCCGCATTAAAGATGGTCTCCATGATGCCAGGATCGCACTTAACCGGTTCAATTTCGCTCAACACTTCAAATTCGAACATGAGCCCGCGGCGGCGGGCGATTGCCGAGAGGGCGAGGCGGAAGGCGTGGGTCAAATCCTTGAGAATGATTGCCTCGGTATCCCGCACATCCAGAGAAAACTTGACGCTTCCTGGGATTACATTTGCAGCGCCAGGAAAAACCTCTACCCGGCCGATAGTGGCCACGCTGCGGGGACCGCCATTTTCTTCCAGAACTCGGGTAATTTCTCCTGCGAATTCGGCCAGACCTTGCAAGGCATCCTGGCGCATATCCATAGGTGTGGTGCCGGCATGGTTGGCGGTGCCCTTAAGGGTGACTTCCCATTTGAACAGGCCCACGATTCCTTCGACGACTCCCACGCTAACGCCTTGCCGCTCAAGGATGGGACCTTGTTCAATGTGGAGTTCCAAAAAGGCGATGAGACTTTCTGGTTTGCGCCTTGCTCGCAGGATGTCCGCGGGATTTAGTCCCTGGGCGGTCATGGCCTGGGAGAGGCTGATTCCGTCCAAGTCGCGGGCATTATGGATGGCTTCCGGGGTGAGGCGGCCGCTGATAGCCTGGGATCCCAACAGGCCGCCAAAGCGTCCTTCCTCATCGGTAAAGGCAATCGCCTCTACTGCATAGCGTAAAGAGAGGTCGAGTTCTTTGAAGCGGCGCAAACATTCAAGCCCGACTAATACGCCCAGGGCTCCATCCAGGTGGCCAGCACCAGGG
This sequence is a window from Nitrosococcus oceani ATCC 19707. Protein-coding genes within it:
- a CDS encoding Zn-dependent hydrolase, giving the protein MKTPLRVNFKRLQADVETLAHIGRRADYGLYRMAFSKGDQAAREWFQERIHEAGLDLYIDGAANIHARFNWNGERPSVMTGSHLDTVPGAGHLDGALGVLVGLECLRRFKELDLSLRYAVEAIAFTDEEGRFGGLLGSQAISGRLTPEAIHNARDLDGISLSQAMTAQGLNPADILRARRKPESLIAFLELHIEQGPILERQGVSVGVVEGIVGLFKWEVTLKGTANHAGTTPMDMRQDALQGLAEFAGEITRVLEENGGPRSVATIGRVEVFPGAANVIPGSVKFSLDVRDTEAIILKDLTHAFRLALSAIARRRGLMFEFEVLSEIEPVKCDPGIMETIFNAARSLGVEPLQMPSGAAHDTQIMATLTRAGMIFVPSQGGRSHSPAEWTPWEDIETGANVALNTLYQLAH
- a CDS encoding aspartate/ornithine carbamoyltransferase family protein, with translation MVKKFDPLLRKPLQPKDDTAGIERPLALMEQVLEDPAPLVGLANRPVLSARQFDRDKIIQLSRLAALYETTPTWLQLPLAGKILINAFYEPSTRTRLSFESAWHRLGGDVMPITDPATTGIAKGETLADVAEMFNNYGDLVVLRDSSEEAVYQMLESLRIPIINAGNGIDEHPTQALADLYTLFKWRPQLMASKVSASAQIRIGVVGAPRYMRTVRSLLLFLALFAPAIKEVVVICQQEEVFAKEQREELALSGLTLRTARQLNPELPALDVVYINSIAWRGDSFEKIGEDLRLCRSSPFKPGAIILHPLARGKELATDLDNTEHNWYFAQARGAVFMRMALLTTLVQRIDQVMDTPMQS
- a CDS encoding sodium:solute symporter family protein is translated as MNSVHSAILDPRLGWITLAILSMVWIWLGWFWGRNAKALDEYVLAGRRVGLALGTATAMATWVTSNTTMAAPQLAFQMGIWGMLGYSLGAVGLLMFAPLAQRIRKLMPNGYTSGDFIRLRYGKVAWRIFLAISLCYGLGWLVSMGMAGGILINALTGIPYHYGMTVILTICVGYTLLGGFRAVIGTDFIQSLLILSGLVVIAWLAIDKVGFDRIHASVAEERPQLLNLLMPAALMFLFNNLLFGVGEVFHSNVWWSRAFSFREGIGFKAYFTAGILWMPIPVVAGFIALAVPALDLNIPAADMVGPMVAGELLGVTGAVLVLVMVFSALSSSLDSLLAATSILVVEDLYRRHWRPHATAWQLRKATVIAIIGLGILTWLLCIPRLATLAELLYFTGAFVASTIWPIAAGLYWRRTNPTGAVVAMGLGSMAGLIGYFAIGFYVAALIGAFVSMVIVLLSTWLWPRDFNWDKLHESHPQGESPC
- a CDS encoding cysteine hydrolase family protein, producing the protein MTHSNAPLKESFDPLRASYRETVTEIPAVVESLEKRHTALLVVDLQYLDAAPGYGVFSHLSKGKVSKDTPEFYYFDQLERIVLPNVQRLQTAFRANNLEVIHTRIQSLTKDGRDRGPQHKRLGLHAPAGSKEAEFLPAIAPRGDEIIINKTASGVFNATNLSYILHNLGITGLFVAGVYTNECVSTAIRDACDLGFFTTLIEDACTTVTPELQKATLRALKDRYARVLSTDEAIAEINQVVAA